GGCCTCCACACCACGGCCGTCACCACCGAGGTCGGTGGTACGGCTCAGGGGGTACAGCTCGAGCTGACGCCGCTGGGCGCATACGCAATGTTCGGCCTGCCGATGCGGCACCTGGCGGACATGATGGTGGATCCAGCCGCCGTGCTGGGCAGACCCTGGGTGGACCGACTCGTCGGCCGCCTGACCCAGACCTCGGACTGGGCCAGACGCTGGAAGGTGCTCGACGAGGCGGTCGCCGGACGGCTGGCCATGGGTCCGCAGCCCTCACCGGTCGTCACGGAAGCGTGGCAACGGCTGAGCGCTTCGGGCGGAACGATGACGATAGGTGACCTCGCCACGCTCACCGGTCGCTGCCGACGCCGGCTGGAGGCGCTGTTTCGTGAACAGATCGGGCTGCCGCCGAAACGGCTGGCGCGGATCCTGCGCTTCCAAAGAGTCATCACCATCCCGCACGCTCCCGACAGGAACTGGGCGGAGCTGGCCGCGCTGTGTGGCTACCATGACCAATCGCACCTGTCCCGCGAGTTCCGTGCACTCACCGGCCTGACGGCAAATCAGTTCCGTCGGCTCGCCAACACGCCCGGCGACACCACCGCCGTGCCTGTCTACGGACGGATCGTGACCGTCCGACCGCATTGACCCACGTGTGGGACCGGGTGCGGGCGCCGAGGCGGGCTCCCCCGGGACCCGGCCCGCTCGCGGCGATCCGCCCTTGCCCCTACCGGGTTGCCCTGGCGTCGATGTACTGCTTGATGAGTTCGTACGAGCGTATGCGGTCGCGGAGGTCGTAGACGGGGGTCGTCAGCATGAGTTCGTCTGCTCCGGTCTCACGGACCAGTTGCGTGAGCCGGTGCACGACGGCCTCGGGTGTCCCGACGGCCTGCTGCGCACGGAAGCCGTCCAGCGCCTGTCGCTCTTCCGCTGTGAAGAGGTGGGCGGCCGCGGCCTCCGGCGTGGGGAAGGGGATCTCGCTCCGGCCCTTGAGGAGTCCGGCTTTGACGACTTCCATCGGTCCGAGGCGCCGCGCGGCCTCTTCTTCCGTCTCGGCGCACACCGCCTCCACGCACACCAGCACCCGAGGTCGCTCGCACCAACGGGACGGGGTGAACTCCGCTCGGTAACGTTCCAGGGCCGCGAGGGTGTTCTGCGGCCGGATGTGGTGGGCGATGGCGATGGGCAGGCCGAGCTCGGCGGCCAGAGCGGCACCCGCGGTGCTGGATGCCAGCAGCCACGGCTCCGGAAGCGGGCCGAGTGCGACCTCGTCGACCAGAAGGGACAAGATCGCGGCTACGTCGCCTCGGTACTCCTCATCCGTCGCCGGTCCGGCTCCGCGGCGCAGCGCCCGAGCGGTGACCTCGTCGAAGGTTCCAGGGCCACGGCCGATTCCCAGGTCGATGCGGTCCTGGTGCAAGGCGGCCAGTGTTCCGAACTGCTCCGCCAGCGTGATGGGTGCGTGGTTGGGGGCCAGCACTCCGCCCGAACCGAGGCGGATGGATGAGGTCGAGGCGGCGGCGTGTGCGGTCAACACGACTGGCGGGAACGCGCCGATTGCGGGCGAGTGGTGATGCTCGGCGTACCAGATCCGGTGGTAGCCCAGCCGCTCCAGTCCCTGTGCGAAGGCCGCGGTGTCGCGCAGCGTGTCCACGGCTCGGGCGCCCGTTTGGACCAGCGCGACTTCCAAGGCTGACAGAGGTGTATTGATCATGTCGTCAGCATAGGGATCACGCCATCGGCCAGGATCTGTCCGACGCATCACATCCACCGCCGGTGAGGCCTACGCGTCGGATCCCGCTGCGTCTCGGGGAAGGGCTGCCGGCCGGCGTTCACCCAGTGCCGCTGCGCGCTCTCCGATCCGTGACAGCGGACCGGCGGCAGCCGGGCCCCGTCCCCGGGGATCGGCGGTGTGATTGGCTACGCCGTATGGGTCTCAGGCGAATATTCTCCGAGTGCACGTGTGTACAGCCGAGTTGTTCCGGCAAGCGTGCCGGACGGTATCCCGCTGTCCGGCCGGAGAGCGGGTCATGAGTGTCCGCCGTGCGCCGGCGGAGTCGACGTCGGAGTCCGGCCGTTTCCCGGCACCGAAGGCAGTACCCCCCTTCGACCCCGAACTGGGCGCCGTACTGGAGGCCTTGAGCGAGGAGTCGAGGGAGCCGGTCACACCGGAGAACCTTGCGGCCCGTCAGGAGCGGGACGCCGCGTCCCGGCCCAGGCCGACGGCCGGGGATCTGTGCGCCGACGGCCGTTTCGAGGTGACGGAGCTTTGTGTGCCGGGGCCCCCGGGCGGGCCGGACGTCACGCTCGTGAGCGCGCGGCCGTCCGGGCTCGCAGGCCCGCTGCCTCTGCTGTACTACATGCACGGCGGCGCGATGATCATGGGTAACGCATGGTCCGTGCTTCCGCGGATTCTGCGCGAGTGGGCCCTCCCGCTGGGGATGGCCGTCATCTCGGTCGAATACCGGTTGGCGCCGCGGACGCGGTACCCGGGACCGCTGGAGGACTGCTACGCCGGACTCGTCTGGGCGGCCGAACACGCGGCCGAACTCGACATCGACGCGGACCGCATCGTCATCGGAGGGAAGAGCGCCGGCGGCGGTCTCGCCGCGGCCCTCGCCCTGCTGACCCGTGACCGCGGCGGCCCCGAGCCACTGGGGCAGCTGCTGCTGTGCCCGATGCTCGACGATCGCGACAGCACCTTCTCCGCCCATCAGATGTCGGGCGTCGGCGTGTGGGACCGGATCTCCCACGCGACCGTGTGGAAGGCACTGCTGGGTGACCGCTACGGTGCTGCGGACCTGCCGCCCTACGCGGCCCCCTCCCGCGCCACGGACCTTTCCGGACTCCCTGCGGCCTACATCGACGTGGGGTCGGCCGAGATGTTCCGGGACGA
The window above is part of the Streptomyces syringium genome. Proteins encoded here:
- a CDS encoding helix-turn-helix domain-containing protein, which gives rise to MSYAGYRLHGAPPRRKLFIPATTVSLLLSWGDPMRVVASGNDGLAGTRWEMALVGLHTTAVTTEVGGTAQGVQLELTPLGAYAMFGLPMRHLADMMVDPAAVLGRPWVDRLVGRLTQTSDWARRWKVLDEAVAGRLAMGPQPSPVVTEAWQRLSASGGTMTIGDLATLTGRCRRRLEALFREQIGLPPKRLARILRFQRVITIPHAPDRNWAELAALCGYHDQSHLSREFRALTGLTANQFRRLANTPGDTTAVPVYGRIVTVRPH
- a CDS encoding LLM class flavin-dependent oxidoreductase, whose amino-acid sequence is MINTPLSALEVALVQTGARAVDTLRDTAAFAQGLERLGYHRIWYAEHHHSPAIGAFPPVVLTAHAAASTSSIRLGSGGVLAPNHAPITLAEQFGTLAALHQDRIDLGIGRGPGTFDEVTARALRRGAGPATDEEYRGDVAAILSLLVDEVALGPLPEPWLLASSTAGAALAAELGLPIAIAHHIRPQNTLAALERYRAEFTPSRWCERPRVLVCVEAVCAETEEEAARRLGPMEVVKAGLLKGRSEIPFPTPEAAAAHLFTAEERQALDGFRAQQAVGTPEAVVHRLTQLVRETGADELMLTTPVYDLRDRIRSYELIKQYIDARATR
- a CDS encoding alpha/beta hydrolase — encoded protein: MSVRRAPAESTSESGRFPAPKAVPPFDPELGAVLEALSEESREPVTPENLAARQERDAASRPRPTAGDLCADGRFEVTELCVPGPPGGPDVTLVSARPSGLAGPLPLLYYMHGGAMIMGNAWSVLPRILREWALPLGMAVISVEYRLAPRTRYPGPLEDCYAGLVWAAEHAAELDIDADRIVIGGKSAGGGLAAALALLTRDRGGPEPLGQLLLCPMLDDRDSTFSAHQMSGVGVWDRISHATVWKALLGDRYGAADLPPYAAPSRATDLSGLPAAYIDVGSAEMFRDEDVAYANAIWQAGGQAELHVWPGAYHGFDGMAPQAALSHDARNARTRWLRRLLAQSGARRRPAG